A portion of the Synergistaceae bacterium genome contains these proteins:
- a CDS encoding amidohydrolase, with protein MATLFKDVYIIDGSREKAERVHILVSKGRIAEIIDAGKTPPSADKIVSGRGKMAVIPGFVNAHTHAAMTLLRGLGEEAPLMEWLQNKIWPVEAKLTPDYIYWGTLSAMLEMLATGTTCFADMYFEMERVAEAVLGAGMKAALCRGLTAGEPGKIERSLQNNIDLAEKYHGREGLITIQIGPHAPYTVPIEAMRKISEAAKSHGLGVHFHFLETKGERDNLGVDPVKYLSDSGLLDVPYLTLAHAVYLDTKSELPGNVTLLHCPCSNLKLGSGIMPLPSWLERGFPVALGTDGASSNNQLDMWNEMRTAALLHKGVEMNPVCVTALEALRMATYEGARAYGFSQKGMIREGWYADLVLVNLDRPHYIGVNEENLAAYLVYAGSSADVAGTMVNGKWLYRNGEYPTLDREEIMQKAREARDAITR; from the coding sequence ATGGCTACACTGTTCAAAGACGTATACATTATTGACGGCTCGCGGGAAAAAGCAGAGCGGGTACATATTCTTGTCTCAAAAGGAAGAATCGCAGAAATAATTGACGCAGGGAAGACTCCCCCGTCAGCAGACAAAATAGTCTCAGGGCGCGGAAAAATGGCGGTCATTCCCGGATTCGTAAACGCACACACACACGCGGCCATGACGTTACTGCGGGGCCTCGGCGAGGAAGCTCCGTTAATGGAGTGGCTGCAAAATAAAATCTGGCCTGTTGAGGCGAAATTAACGCCGGACTATATCTACTGGGGAACGCTGTCGGCCATGCTTGAGATGTTAGCGACCGGGACAACGTGCTTTGCTGATATGTATTTCGAGATGGAGAGAGTCGCGGAGGCTGTATTAGGCGCGGGAATGAAGGCGGCACTTTGCAGGGGATTAACGGCGGGCGAACCGGGAAAAATTGAGCGTTCGTTGCAGAATAATATTGACCTTGCGGAAAAGTATCACGGCAGGGAAGGACTCATCACGATACAGATAGGCCCCCATGCCCCGTACACAGTCCCTATTGAGGCCATGAGGAAAATTTCGGAGGCAGCGAAGTCTCACGGACTCGGCGTACATTTTCACTTCCTCGAAACGAAAGGCGAGCGCGATAATTTAGGCGTTGATCCCGTGAAATATCTTAGCGATTCGGGATTGCTCGATGTACCGTATTTGACGCTGGCACATGCCGTATACCTTGATACTAAATCAGAGCTTCCCGGAAATGTTACGCTGCTTCATTGCCCTTGCAGCAACCTCAAGTTAGGCAGCGGGATTATGCCGTTACCCTCATGGCTTGAGCGGGGATTCCCTGTTGCGCTTGGGACTGACGGAGCGTCGAGCAACAATCAGCTTGACATGTGGAATGAAATGAGGACGGCGGCACTTCTCCACAAGGGCGTAGAAATGAATCCCGTATGCGTTACGGCTCTTGAGGCTCTGAGGATGGCAACGTACGAGGGTGCGAGGGCTTACGGCTTCTCGCAGAAAGGAATGATCCGCGAGGGCTGGTACGCTGATTTAGTGCTTGTGAATCTCGACAGACCGCACTATATCGGAGTGAACGAGGAGAATTTAGCGGCGTACTTGGTGTATGCGGGAAGCTCTGCGGACGTTGCCGGGACAATGGTAAACGGGAAATGGCTGTACAGGAACGGAGAATATCCCACGCTTGACCGTGAAGAGATCATGCAGAAGGCGCGGGAGGCAAGAGACGCGATAACGAGATAA
- a CDS encoding adenosylhomocysteinase, which yields MADYEVKDLALAEHGRNKIKWAWQYMPSLQFSYNKYRDSQPFKGATIAACLHLEAKTANLLITLRKLGARVAACGSNPLSTQDDICAALAEEGVNVYSRRGMSTDEYFGYVRKVLAYKPNVIVDDGADLVATVHQEFPELIPGILGGSEETTSGVKRLKAMNAQGVLKFPMIAVNDALSKYLFDNRYGTGQSVWDGFIRTTNMIVAGKTVVVVGYGWCGRGVAMRAAGMGAHVVVTEVDPHKACEALMDGFRVMSMEKAAEIGDIFLTLTGNIHVIRREHIMRMKNGVVLGNAGHFDVEISKPDLSALADHVEHLRDNIDTYVMRDGRRINLLGEGRLTNLACADGHPIEIMDLSFTLQLEAALHIYQRKLTAEPGIYPVPAETDRAVMESKLSALGIEIDTMTPEQIEYMKSWQE from the coding sequence ATGGCAGACTATGAAGTGAAAGATTTGGCACTGGCTGAACATGGCCGGAACAAAATCAAATGGGCGTGGCAGTATATGCCCTCATTGCAGTTCAGCTACAACAAGTACAGAGACTCACAGCCCTTCAAAGGAGCGACAATAGCTGCCTGCCTTCACCTTGAGGCAAAGACAGCAAATCTCCTCATTACCCTGCGCAAGCTCGGAGCAAGAGTCGCCGCCTGCGGAAGCAATCCCCTTTCAACGCAGGATGACATCTGCGCCGCGCTCGCGGAAGAAGGAGTCAACGTCTACAGCCGCCGCGGAATGTCAACAGATGAGTATTTCGGCTACGTCCGCAAAGTTTTGGCCTATAAGCCGAATGTAATTGTCGATGACGGAGCAGACCTAGTAGCGACAGTACATCAGGAATTTCCCGAACTTATCCCCGGCATTCTCGGAGGCTCTGAGGAAACTACATCAGGCGTGAAACGGTTAAAAGCCATGAACGCGCAGGGGGTATTGAAGTTCCCGATGATAGCGGTGAATGACGCACTCAGCAAATATTTATTCGATAACCGTTACGGAACCGGCCAATCTGTTTGGGACGGCTTCATACGCACAACAAATATGATTGTCGCGGGGAAAACTGTCGTTGTTGTCGGTTACGGCTGGTGCGGGCGCGGTGTTGCAATGAGAGCCGCAGGAATGGGCGCGCATGTAGTCGTTACTGAGGTTGACCCGCATAAAGCATGTGAGGCACTTATGGACGGATTCCGCGTGATGAGCATGGAGAAAGCCGCGGAGATAGGCGATATATTTTTGACGCTGACGGGAAATATTCACGTCATACGCCGGGAGCATATCATGAGAATGAAGAACGGAGTCGTTCTCGGCAACGCGGGACATTTTGACGTTGAAATCAGCAAGCCGGATCTCTCAGCATTGGCAGATCACGTTGAACACCTCCGCGACAATATCGACACATACGTGATGAGGGACGGACGGCGGATTAACCTTCTCGGCGAGGGAAGACTCACTAACCTTGCCTGCGCTGACGGCCATCCCATTGAGATTATGGATCTCAGCTTTACGTTACAGCTTGAGGCAGCACTCCACATTTACCAGCGGAAACTGACAGCAGAGCCGGGAATTTACCCTGTTCCGGCGGAAACAGACAGGGCAGTGATGGAGTCAAAACTTTCGGCGTTAGGGATTGAGATTGACACAATGACCCCGGAGCAAATCGAGTACATGAAAAGCTGGCAGGAGTAA
- the uvrA gene encoding excinuclease ABC subunit UvrA produces the protein MSIRGAREHNLKNIDIDIQRGKFTVITGPSGSGKSSLAFDTLYAEGQRRYVESLSAYARQFLGVQKKPDADEISGLSPAISIEQKGTGHNPRSTVGTVTEIYDYFRLLFGRIGIPHCPKCGKPVQRHSIDEILGYILSHEDGLKTEIFSPVVRGKKGEFRNLFSSIREKGYTRARVDGVTYYLEEEISLDKNKRHNIEIVVDRLKVSPEKRTRLAESTESALKLSGGFVTVHPEGREEYTMTENYSCPDCEIGMPEIEPRLFSFNNPAGACPDCGGLGSHEHFSRELAIDPERSVLDGAIIPWKSKPYSITKLNMFAEKHGWDLSVKWKDLAPEIQDFIWNGSGDEKIPMIFDEKGIARPYMGRFEGVTGWLEAKLKWFADNENVAEEVALYREEDVCKTCGGLRLRKEALNVKVAGYGIGDFLVMPAENLVNVMKSLKLTDSESSIVAQVMPEIIRRLQFLCDVGVGYLSLLRRADTLSGGETQRIRLATQIGSNLSGVLYVLDEPTIGLHPRDTEKLIRSLKSIQALGNTVVVVEHDREMMQSADDLIELGPEAGTNGGEILCAGSYDEILRSDGKTGKYLRGEECGIVMRESRRSPSGWVHVRGAAHNNLKNIDVDIPAGVFACISGVSGSGKSSFLYDVLYKGMRRILDKDFRERPGKFRAIEGADIFGNIILVDQSPIGRTPRSNPATYTGVFTMIREFFAGLPESKIRGWNAGRFSFNVKGGRCESCGGAGSVKTSMLFLPDIYSDCEICGGTRYNHETLEVRFKGKNIADVLRMTVDEAGEFFRDIPKISGKLRLIHDAGLGYIGLGQSALTLSGGEAQRVKLAKELSKKFTGRTLYLLDEPTTGLYYTDVRKLLEIVHRLVDGGSTVIFIEHNLDVLMSADYIVDLGPEGGERGGHVVASGTPEEIIAGNEGYTSKFLREYSAVC, from the coding sequence ATATCAATCAGAGGCGCAAGAGAACACAACCTCAAGAATATAGACATTGACATTCAGCGCGGAAAGTTCACCGTAATCACCGGGCCTTCAGGTTCGGGGAAATCATCGCTTGCGTTCGATACGTTATACGCGGAAGGCCAGCGGAGATATGTTGAGTCATTGTCGGCGTATGCCCGTCAGTTTCTCGGAGTGCAGAAGAAGCCCGACGCTGATGAAATTTCCGGCTTGTCCCCGGCCATCTCAATCGAACAGAAAGGTACAGGCCACAATCCCCGCTCCACTGTCGGAACTGTAACAGAAATTTACGACTACTTCCGGCTGCTTTTCGGGCGAATCGGAATCCCTCACTGCCCTAAATGCGGAAAACCCGTTCAGCGTCATTCCATCGACGAAATTTTAGGCTACATTCTGAGTCATGAAGACGGGCTGAAGACCGAAATATTTTCCCCAGTTGTGAGAGGCAAGAAGGGCGAATTTCGGAATCTCTTCAGCAGTATACGCGAGAAAGGATACACGCGTGCAAGGGTTGACGGGGTAACATATTATCTTGAGGAAGAAATATCGCTCGACAAAAACAAGCGGCATAATATAGAAATTGTTGTTGACCGCCTCAAAGTCTCACCCGAAAAACGCACACGCCTGGCCGAAAGCACCGAGTCAGCCCTCAAACTTTCAGGGGGATTCGTTACGGTTCACCCGGAAGGCCGAGAGGAGTACACGATGACCGAGAATTATTCCTGCCCTGACTGCGAAATAGGTATGCCGGAAATTGAGCCGCGCTTGTTCTCGTTCAACAATCCCGCAGGGGCGTGTCCTGACTGCGGGGGGCTTGGGAGTCATGAACATTTTTCCCGTGAGCTTGCCATTGACCCAGAGCGGTCTGTGTTGGACGGTGCTATTATCCCGTGGAAGTCAAAACCGTATTCAATCACAAAATTAAACATGTTCGCGGAAAAACACGGCTGGGATTTGTCGGTGAAGTGGAAAGACTTAGCCCCGGAGATTCAAGACTTTATTTGGAACGGCTCAGGCGATGAGAAGATACCCATGATATTTGATGAGAAAGGAATCGCACGGCCTTACATGGGACGCTTTGAGGGCGTTACGGGATGGCTTGAGGCAAAATTGAAGTGGTTTGCCGACAATGAGAACGTAGCGGAGGAAGTAGCGTTATACCGCGAGGAGGATGTCTGCAAAACCTGCGGGGGACTCCGTCTCAGAAAAGAGGCTCTGAATGTCAAAGTCGCCGGATATGGTATCGGTGATTTCCTCGTAATGCCCGCCGAAAATCTCGTGAACGTCATGAAGTCCCTGAAGCTGACAGACTCGGAGTCGTCCATTGTCGCGCAGGTAATGCCGGAAATCATACGGAGGCTGCAATTCTTGTGCGATGTGGGAGTCGGCTACCTGTCGTTATTGCGCCGGGCTGATACTCTTTCAGGCGGTGAGACTCAGCGGATAAGGCTTGCGACTCAAATCGGCTCCAACCTCAGCGGAGTGCTGTACGTCCTCGATGAGCCTACAATAGGACTTCACCCGCGGGACACCGAGAAATTGATACGCTCCCTAAAATCGATTCAGGCACTCGGAAATACCGTTGTTGTTGTCGAGCATGACCGGGAAATGATGCAGTCAGCCGATGACCTCATAGAGCTTGGCCCGGAAGCGGGGACTAACGGCGGGGAAATTCTCTGCGCGGGAAGCTATGATGAGATTTTGCGGTCTGACGGAAAAACGGGGAAATATCTCCGCGGCGAGGAGTGCGGGATTGTCATGCGCGAGTCTCGGCGGAGTCCGTCAGGCTGGGTTCACGTGAGGGGGGCGGCTCATAACAACCTGAAGAATATTGACGTTGACATTCCTGCGGGCGTTTTCGCGTGTATTTCGGGCGTTTCGGGTTCTGGGAAAAGCAGCTTTCTCTATGATGTGCTGTACAAGGGTATGCGGCGAATCCTCGATAAGGATTTCAGAGAAAGGCCGGGAAAATTTCGGGCGATTGAAGGAGCTGACATTTTCGGGAATATTATCCTTGTCGATCAGAGTCCAATAGGGAGAACTCCACGCTCTAATCCCGCAACGTATACAGGAGTCTTCACGATGATACGGGAATTTTTCGCCGGGCTTCCTGAGTCAAAGATACGGGGATGGAACGCCGGAAGATTTTCATTCAACGTAAAGGGCGGACGCTGTGAGTCATGCGGGGGCGCAGGGAGCGTGAAAACGTCAATGCTATTCCTTCCTGACATATATTCTGACTGCGAGATATGCGGGGGGACTCGCTACAATCACGAAACGTTAGAGGTACGATTCAAGGGGAAGAATATCGCGGACGTATTGCGGATGACGGTAGACGAGGCTGGGGAATTTTTCCGGGACATTCCGAAAATTTCGGGCAAGCTCAGACTCATTCATGACGCGGGACTCGGCTATATCGGGCTGGGTCAGTCAGCATTGACTCTTTCAGGGGGGGAGGCGCAGCGCGTGAAGCTGGCCAAAGAGCTGTCAAAGAAATTCACCGGGCGGACTCTGTATCTTCTCGATGAGCCTACAACGGGATTGTATTACACGGACGTGCGGAAACTGCTTGAGATTGTTCACAGGCTTGTTGACGGGGGAAGCACAGTAATATTCATTGAGCATAATTTAGACGTTCTCATGTCGGCGGATTATATTGTTGATCTTGGGCCGGAAGGCGGCGAAAGGGGCGGCCATGTCGTAGCGTCAGGAACGCCGGAAGAGATTATAGCCGGGAATGAGGGGTATACGTCAAAATTCCTGCGGGAATATTCTGCTGTGTGCTAA
- a CDS encoding TerD family protein, producing MEMVRGYRGKIPADIITVDMNISGNAVYDFSCFGVDADGKLSDDRYMIFYNQPESPGHEITYTPSDSGASFTADLARLPAKVAKLVFTASIDGDGTMSEIASHTLRISGGGEELYMTLDGGDFHSERAIISAEIYRKDGWRVNAVASGFNGGLPELLKSYGGEAEPVPAMKPVILEKHQKVSLVKSSDSPGEIIINLNWNRGSERKRLMSIFSKKDGAIDLDLGCLYELKDGRKGSVQALGGNFGNLEAYPYISLDADDRTGDTAGGENLRVNSAEISRFKRILIYTFIYEGIANWQDANGVATVKCPGNPDVVVRLDEYNTSEGMCAIAMLENESGDSFTVEKLIRFFPGHSEMDAAYSWGLRWVKGRK from the coding sequence ATGGAAATGGTGCGCGGCTACAGGGGGAAAATTCCTGCGGACATTATAACGGTTGACATGAATATTTCCGGGAACGCGGTCTATGATTTCTCGTGTTTCGGCGTTGACGCTGACGGAAAATTATCGGATGACAGGTACATGATATTCTACAATCAGCCCGAATCGCCCGGCCATGAAATCACGTACACGCCTTCAGACAGCGGCGCGAGTTTTACGGCTGACCTTGCGAGACTCCCGGCAAAAGTCGCAAAACTTGTATTCACGGCGAGCATTGACGGAGACGGAACAATGAGCGAAATTGCGTCCCACACTCTGAGGATTTCCGGCGGAGGGGAAGAGCTGTATATGACGCTTGACGGCGGGGACTTCCACAGCGAGCGGGCTATAATCAGCGCGGAGATTTACCGCAAAGACGGCTGGCGGGTGAATGCTGTAGCGTCCGGCTTCAACGGGGGGCTTCCTGAACTCCTGAAGAGCTACGGCGGAGAAGCGGAGCCAGTCCCGGCCATGAAGCCCGTAATCCTCGAAAAGCATCAGAAAGTCAGCCTCGTGAAATCTTCCGACAGTCCCGGCGAGATAATAATCAATCTCAATTGGAACAGGGGCAGCGAACGGAAGCGGCTTATGTCTATTTTCTCCAAGAAGGACGGCGCAATAGATTTAGATTTAGGCTGCCTGTACGAGCTGAAAGACGGCAGGAAGGGATCTGTTCAGGCACTGGGCGGGAATTTCGGAAATCTTGAGGCGTACCCGTATATTTCGCTTGACGCTGACGACAGAACCGGGGACACTGCCGGGGGTGAAAATCTCCGTGTAAACAGCGCGGAAATTTCCCGGTTCAAGCGCATTCTCATATACACGTTCATTTACGAGGGTATAGCGAACTGGCAGGACGCAAACGGAGTCGCAACGGTGAAATGTCCCGGCAACCCTGATGTTGTCGTGAGGCTTGACGAGTACAACACCTCCGAGGGAATGTGCGCCATTGCCATGCTTGAGAACGAGAGCGGCGACTCATTCACGGTGGAGAAGCTGATACGATTTTTCCCCGGACATTCAGAGATGGACGCGGCATATTCATGGGGCTTGCGCTGGGTGAAGGGGAGAAAGTGA
- a CDS encoding flavodoxin, translating into MAKVLIVYVTTTGNTGKMAEIIAESAKAAGADVTCKTVGEASVSEIAGYDVIALGSPAMGAEVIEEAEMEPFFTEAAGSLSGKKVALFGSYDWGDGEWLRTWEDRCKDAGANVIATVKAHLEPDDDATAECKEFGAKLA; encoded by the coding sequence ATGGCAAAAGTTTTAATCGTCTACGTAACAACAACAGGAAACACCGGGAAAATGGCGGAAATCATCGCCGAGTCAGCAAAAGCTGCAGGGGCTGACGTAACCTGCAAGACAGTCGGGGAAGCGTCAGTGTCAGAAATCGCAGGGTATGACGTTATCGCGCTGGGTTCTCCGGCAATGGGCGCGGAAGTAATCGAGGAGGCCGAAATGGAGCCGTTCTTCACGGAGGCCGCTGGGAGTCTCTCAGGGAAGAAAGTCGCCCTCTTCGGGTCATATGACTGGGGCGACGGGGAATGGCTCAGGACATGGGAAGACCGCTGCAAGGACGCAGGCGCGAATGTCATCGCTACCGTGAAAGCTCATCTTGAGCCGGATGATGACGCTACAGCCGAGTGCAAAGAGTTCGGCGCAAAATTGGCGTAA
- a CDS encoding DUF3793 family protein encodes MTGKNADIIRKFMEYIKNADTENFMRGMFYCFCAPTIKGIKASTLINFRRRKGENIREIWRLHADEWLSPSGLEWITLGDSSVNDSALVLVYRRGLLAKALGCDKACHILKSCGYPLHDVDACLECLRGKFCHDFPHEIGLFLDYPPDDVRGFMEDRNAQNLACPGYWKVYGNPEEARKIFSEYRKAECEAALMIMSGRSAI; translated from the coding sequence ATGACAGGAAAAAACGCGGACATCATCAGGAAATTTATGGAATACATCAAGAATGCTGACACCGAAAATTTCATGCGGGGAATGTTTTATTGTTTCTGCGCTCCAACTATCAAAGGGATAAAAGCCTCGACGCTGATAAATTTCCGGCGCAGAAAAGGCGAGAATATCCGGGAAATTTGGAGGCTTCACGCTGACGAATGGCTTTCACCTTCCGGGCTTGAGTGGATTACGCTCGGCGACTCTTCCGTGAATGACAGTGCGCTTGTCCTGGTCTACAGGCGCGGGCTACTCGCTAAGGCTCTTGGGTGCGACAAGGCATGTCATATCCTCAAATCCTGCGGCTATCCCCTTCATGATGTCGATGCCTGCCTCGAATGCCTCAGAGGAAAATTCTGTCATGACTTCCCGCACGAGATTGGACTCTTCCTCGATTACCCGCCCGATGATGTCAGGGGATTCATGGAGGACAGGAACGCGCAGAATTTAGCCTGCCCGGGATATTGGAAGGTCTACGGAAACCCGGAAGAGGCAAGAAAAATTTTCAGCGAGTACAGAAAAGCAGAGTGCGAAGCCGCCCTGATGATAATGTCGGGGCGTTCAGCAATATAA